A single genomic interval of Pelagerythrobacter marensis harbors:
- a CDS encoding biopolymer transporter ExbD, protein MAISMGGGGQETPMSDINTTPLVDVMLVLLIIFLIAVPVAIQTIEKLRIPVFESTESKDKVENLQLTVSTTDAAGRSAGEPGFEGASREGECRVYFGNTTPVDSQELYDRAFERLDAIVQRAGGAEAIMDDPDKIPQVHIRGDVNAPWQCIAGTIYNVQAAGYPTVGFISNPVDPNG, encoded by the coding sequence ATGGCGATTTCGATGGGAGGCGGCGGTCAGGAAACGCCGATGTCGGACATCAACACCACGCCGCTGGTGGACGTGATGCTGGTGCTCCTGATCATCTTCCTGATCGCGGTTCCGGTCGCGATCCAGACGATCGAGAAGCTGCGCATCCCGGTGTTCGAATCGACCGAATCGAAGGACAAGGTCGAGAACCTGCAGCTCACGGTCAGCACGACCGACGCCGCCGGGCGCAGCGCTGGCGAACCCGGGTTCGAAGGGGCCTCGCGCGAAGGCGAATGCCGCGTGTACTTCGGCAACACGACTCCGGTGGATTCGCAGGAACTTTACGACCGGGCGTTCGAGCGGCTCGATGCGATCGTCCAGCGCGCCGGCGGTGCCGAAGCGATCATGGACGACCCCGACAAGATTCCGCAAGTGCACATCCGGGGCGACGTGAACGCCCCCTGGCAGTGCATAGCCGGCACGATCTATAACGTGCAGGCGGCCGGCTATCCGACCGTCGGTTTCATCTCCAACCCGGTCGATCCGAACGGTTGA
- a CDS encoding biopolymer transporter ExbD: MAMSGGRDDGSPMMEMNTTPLIDVMLVLLIMFIITIPVATHSVDIDLPAPNPNPPPEDQIDPIKNKIVITQAGEILWNGDSIDQSELVRNLEISKTIDPEPELQFEPEQYASYDLSVKVLNIIKGSGVSKFGFVGNEKYRTFGKPAGA, from the coding sequence ATGGCAATGTCAGGCGGCCGCGACGACGGCTCACCGATGATGGAAATGAACACGACGCCGCTGATCGACGTCATGCTCGTGCTCCTCATCATGTTCATCATCACGATTCCGGTGGCGACCCACTCGGTCGACATCGACCTTCCGGCACCCAACCCCAATCCGCCGCCAGAAGACCAGATCGATCCGATCAAGAACAAGATCGTCATCACTCAGGCCGGCGAAATCCTGTGGAACGGCGATTCGATCGATCAGAGCGAGCTGGTCCGCAATCTGGAGATCAGCAAGACGATCGACCCCGAACCCGAACTGCAGTTCGAGCCCGAGCAGTACGCCAGCTACGACCTGTCGGTGAAAGTGCTCAACATCATCAAGGGGTCGGGCGTCAGCAAGTTCGGCTTCGTCGGCAACGAGAAGTACCGGACTTTCGGCAAGCCCGCCGGCGCCTGA
- a CDS encoding biopolymer transporter ExbD, producing MAEGRAATPVDSAPIGEINTTPLIDVMLVLLIMFVITIPVATHSVEIDLPRECSDCPPTDPIRNKLSIDASDRLSWNGTGVDERQLAATRAMAVEPELQFEPAARASYRVSARTLRLIQMSGVSRFGFVGNEKYRTLAQR from the coding sequence ATCGCAGAGGGTAGAGCCGCAACGCCGGTCGACAGTGCCCCGATAGGAGAGATCAACACGACACCGCTCATCGATGTCATGCTGGTCCTCCTGATCATGTTCGTGATCACGATCCCGGTCGCCACGCATTCGGTGGAGATCGACCTGCCGCGCGAATGCAGCGACTGCCCACCCACCGATCCGATCAGGAACAAGCTTTCGATCGATGCGAGCGATCGCCTGTCCTGGAACGGAACCGGGGTGGACGAGCGACAACTGGCCGCGACGCGCGCGATGGCGGTGGAGCCGGAACTCCAGTTCGAGCCCGCGGCACGTGCCAGCTATCGGGTTTCGGCACGCACCTTGCGCTTGATCCAGATGTCGGGGGTTTCGCGCTTCGGCTTCGTCGGCAACGAGAAATACCGCACCCTCGCTCAGCGCTGA